A part of Carassius carassius chromosome 32, fCarCar2.1, whole genome shotgun sequence genomic DNA contains:
- the LOC132113246 gene encoding uncharacterized protein LOC132113246, whose product MQFLMDQDMQVSALITDRNRQVAKWVREKMCSEGTKHFFDVWHIGKSVQKALDAAAKERDCEDLKLWRPAIINHLYWTAASTPTGDPDEMQAKWQSMINHVQDIHEHSSPAFTSCAHPPLEGEARNKEWLEPGSPAATKLESVAARKALVKDIRQLSPQHQTFSLEAYHSLILHFAPKHTGFSFLGMYSRLLLAALHFNSNGNRDVARTSEGEVRYAVRYPRFRKGGWVVHPIKEKPSYGYATNLMVSLVEEYCKSPQALQESSAVLSSAAPPPLTSSVQKVAKDEAVSLHLARHSRFNM is encoded by the exons ATGCAGTTCCTGATGGACCAAGACATGCAAGTGTCTGCTCTGATAACAGACAGAAATCGGCAG GTGGCCAAGTGGGTACGTGAGAAAATGTGTTCAGAAGGAACAAAGCATTTCTTTGACGTCTGGCATATTGGGAAAA GTGTACAGAAAGCACTGGATGCTGCTGCAAAAGAGAGGGACTGTGAGGATCTGAAGCTGTGGAGGCCTGCCATTATCAACCATCTCTATTGGACCGCAGCTTCCACCCCTACAGGAGATCCAGATGAGATGCAGGCAAAATGGCAGAGTATGATAAATCATGTACAGGACATACATGAACACAGCTCTCCAGCATTTACCAGCTGCGCACATCCACCGTTGGAAGGAGAGGCAAGAAACAAGGAGTGGCTGGAACCAG gatcaccagcagccactaaactggagagtgtagctGCCAGGAAAGCACTGGTAAAGGATATTCGACAATTGTCACCTCAGCATCAGACATTCTCCCTGGAGGCCTACCATTCCCTTATTCTGCACTTTGCTCCCAAACACACtggcttttcttttcttgggatgtacagcag ACTTCTCTTGGCAGCCCTACATTTCAATAGTAATGGCAACAGAGATGTAGCGCGTACTAGTGAGGGTGAGGTACGCTACGCTGTTCGCTACCCACGGTTTCGGAAAGGTGGCTGGGTAGTCCACCCCATCAAGGAGAAACCATCTTACG GATACGCAACAAATCTTATGGTCTCTCTGGTAGAGGAATACTGCAAGTCACCACAGGCCCTACAAGAAAGCAGTGCCGTCTTGTCCTCTGCTGCACCGCCCCCCCTCACCTCTTCCGTCCAGAAGGTTGCCAAGGATGAGGCAGTCAGCCTCCATCTCGCACGACACTCACgttttaacatgtaa